TACACCTTGGGCAAATAGGTCCCTCTGGCCAGAGGGCTTTTTCGAGAATCTGGTAAGATTCGTTTTCTGAGAGTGTGAAAAAATCCTTTTCCATGGTTTTCTCCTTAGAGAAATTTTTTCATACTATATATATCGAAAATTTTTTGTTATAGTTGTTAAAAAAGATGTTTTATATATTTTAAAAGTAAGATCGATGGGGAGATTTTGGGGGTGTGAGAAAAAATGCTCTTACCTTGTTGCAGTGTGTGGGACAAGAGATTTCCTAAGGTCGGGTAAGAGAAAGTTTTTTCTTTACTGCAACATGGTAAGAGCAAATCTCAAAGCACGTGAGAGTGTGAGAGGGGATATAAAGGTTAAACGTTTAACCTGGGGTTTTGACGTAAGCTCTTACCCTTTTGCAGTGGCATCAGATGGTTTATAACTGTGAAAAAGGAATAGCTAGAAATTTTCCCCACTGTGACAAGGTAACCGCAAGAGTTTTTTCCTGCAACAAGGGAATAGCTGAAGGGCCTCACTGCGATATGGTAAGAGCTAGCACGGTTTCTAGACTGCAACATGGTAATAGCAAAAACCTTTCCCCTGCAACAAGGAAACAGCCTTCAGGTTCCACACATTCACTGCAACAAGGGAATAGCTATAGATCCTTCTTCTCACTGCGACAAGGTAATAGTCCGCATGACAGGCACACTGCGACAAGGGAAGAGCAACACACCCTCCAAACATACCACTGCGACATCGTTATAGCAAAGCCTTCTCCGGAAAGCATCTCTTAAAAAAGTTTTGAGATTTTTCTTTTCTTGACTGAAAAAAGTTTATAGCAAGTTTTTTTAATATTTTAATAAAGTAAAATCCTCTTCTCACAAGCTTTTTAATCAAAGTTTTTGCAAAAAGATTTTTTTTTCCTGTATAATAATATCTCTCATTTTACACAAGGAGGTTTTCATGGTTGTTCGCCCCTTTGTGGCTCTCCGTCCCCCTGCCAAATATATAACAGAAATACAGGCTCCCCCCTATGATGTAATGTCACGGGAGGAAGCAGCTCAGATGATTCATGGGAATGAAAAAAGTTTTCTTCGTATCACACGCCCAGATGCTCTTCATCCTGACTGGGACGAACACGATCCTCGTTTGTATGAAGAAGCTCGTCAAACCATTCAAGATTTTCGAACGAAAGGATGGTTATTGAAAGAAAATAAACCCTGTTTTTATTTTCTCTGGCAGAAGTGGAAAGAAAGGGAACAAACAGCTGTTTATGCAGCGGTGCGGTGTGAGGATTATGAAAAAGGAGATATTCGTCGTCACGAACTCACCCGAAAAGACAAAGAAGAGGATAGAACCACACACATAGCCACGACTAAGGTAGGAACAGGACCAGTATTTCTTACTTTTCGTGATCTTGGGGCATGGGAAGGTATAAAAAATACCATTATGGCTTATGCCCCAGAATATCATTTCATTGACCAGCAAGAAGTAGAACACAAGCTTTGGATAATTGAGAGCGACGAGATGATTGCTACTATCCAGGAGTATTTTGAGGATATAGAGAAGTTCTATATTGCAGATGGCCATCACCGTGCAGCTTCTGCCTATAACGTGTGGAAACGTTACGGAGACAAAGGGGAAGGGTATGCCTATTTTATGGCAGCACTTTTCCCTTCCCATGAGCTTGCTATTTTGCCTTACCACAGGCTGGTTTTAGATCTCAATGGCATGAGCTCGGAAAAATTTCTCGAGAGACTTGCCGAGAGGTTTGCTCTTGATGTGAGTTCTGAGCTTGATTCTCCCCGTAAGGGTGTTATTGGCATGTATCTGGATGGAGAAACTTACCATATTACCATTCCTTCTCGTATTATACCGCATGATCCTATCGAATCCCTGGACGTGAGTCTATTGCAACGATTGATTCTTCATCCCATGCTTGGAATTGATGATCCTAGAACTTCCCAGAGGATCCGTTTTGTTGGAGGTATTCGTGGAACCCAAAGCCTCAAAAAAGCTGTTGATAACAAAGAGGCTGCTGTAGCCTTTGCAATGTATCCAGTCAGTATGGACGAACTTCTTGCGGTAGCAGATGCCAATAAAATCATGCCACCAAAATCTACCTGGTTTGAACCTAAACTCAAGGACGGTATGCTTGCCTATCCCCTTGAAGAGGCTTTTTGATAAGTTTCTAAGAACTTTCAGGTAAAAGAGAGGATTTTTACTTTACTTTTTGACATAGGCTCTCCGATAATGAAAAAAAGGAGGCAGCATGGTGGTGCGTTTTTGGGGGGTTCGGGGATCCACCCCTATTACTGATAAGGACAAATTAGATGTTGGGGGAAACACTTCTTGTGTTGAAGTTATAATTGATGAAGACCGGAGGATTATTCTTGATGCTGGAACAGGGATCCGTCCTCTAGGAAAACAACTTGTTCAGGAATTTAAACAAACGGGCAAAGCGCCAAAGCTTTATATCTTTTTTAGTCATACACACTGGGATCATATTCAGGGGTTTATTTTTTTTGCTCCCATTTATATTTCTGCGTTTGAGATGCATCTTTTTGGTCCGGGAAGGGCAAACAGGCATTTTGCCGATGTGTTTTCAGGACAGATGCAGTATGACTATTGGCCGGTGAAAATTTCCCATCTTCCAGCAAAGATCCATTTCTATGATCTTTCTGAAGGAGGATACCAATTTGATGGTATCAGGGTTTTGGCCAAACGACACATTCATCCAGGCATT
This sequence is a window from Thermospira aquatica. Protein-coding genes within it:
- a CDS encoding DUF1015 domain-containing protein, which gives rise to MVVRPFVALRPPAKYITEIQAPPYDVMSREEAAQMIHGNEKSFLRITRPDALHPDWDEHDPRLYEEARQTIQDFRTKGWLLKENKPCFYFLWQKWKEREQTAVYAAVRCEDYEKGDIRRHELTRKDKEEDRTTHIATTKVGTGPVFLTFRDLGAWEGIKNTIMAYAPEYHFIDQQEVEHKLWIIESDEMIATIQEYFEDIEKFYIADGHHRAASAYNVWKRYGDKGEGYAYFMAALFPSHELAILPYHRLVLDLNGMSSEKFLERLAERFALDVSSELDSPRKGVIGMYLDGETYHITIPSRIIPHDPIESLDVSLLQRLILHPMLGIDDPRTSQRIRFVGGIRGTQSLKKAVDNKEAAVAFAMYPVSMDELLAVADANKIMPPKSTWFEPKLKDGMLAYPLEEAF
- a CDS encoding MBL fold metallo-hydrolase, coding for MVVRFWGVRGSTPITDKDKLDVGGNTSCVEVIIDEDRRIILDAGTGIRPLGKQLVQEFKQTGKAPKLYIFFSHTHWDHIQGFIFFAPIYISAFEMHLFGPGRANRHFADVFSGQMQYDYWPVKISHLPAKIHFYDLSEGGYQFDGIRVLAKRHIHPGIAYTYRIEHEGKTVVYATDTEHFKGTLDERVVEISRKAHLLIHDAQYNDDEIESRLGWGHSTWMQAIQVAQQAGVEKLALFHHDPERSDQACFSMEKEAQRIFPPTFLAREGMSIVL